From the genome of Colletotrichum higginsianum IMI 349063 chromosome 4, whole genome shotgun sequence, one region includes:
- a CDS encoding Zn-dependent hydrolases of the beta-lactamase, with protein MSTPSGFRSNLSITFIGTATAIIEIDGVRFLTDPFFHQAESSVEYPIDATRSALLKVHHDPGLSMQDLPPIDAVLLSHEDHWDNLDELGRQLLDGRHVLTTEDGAKNLAPRPGVQGMKPWETVNLTLGGKSFRIMATPCKHVPGNECVGFVLTTDDFGTVADGRPNAIYFTGDTVYMEELAAIGQQFHIAAAIMNLGEACVQLEPLPAPKVQITMGGKQAARLFRDIKADCIVPMHYDAWDHFTQHGEVLAEVFESEGVLDQVKWLKPGEPIQILTAES; from the coding sequence ATGTCTACTCCTTCCGGGTTCAGAAGCAACTTGTCGATTACCTTCATCGGGACCGCCACAGCAATCATCGAGATCGACGGAGTACGGTTTCTTACCGACCCCTTCTTTCATCAGGCCGAGTCCTCCGTTGAATATCCAATCGACGCCACTCGAAGCGCACTTCTCAAAGTTCATCACGATCCTGGCCTCAGCATGCAGGACCTTCCGCCCATTGACGCCGTTCTTCTCAGCCACGAAGACCACTGGGATAATCTGGACGAACTCGGTCGCCAACTACTCGACGGTCGCCATGTCTTGACTACCGAGGATGGTGCCAAGAACCTGGCACCGCGACCTGGAGTGCAAGGCATGAAGCCATGGGAAACGGTCAACCTAACTCTCGGCGGCAAGTCGTTCCGCATCATGGCCACGCCATGCAAACACGTTCCCGGCAATGAATGTGTTGGCTTCGTCCTCACCACGGACGATTTTGGCACTGTTGCAGATGGCCGACCCAACGCAATCTACTTCACAGGAGACACAGTCTACATGGAAGAGCTTGCAGCGATCGGACAGCAGTTCCACATTGCTGCCGCTATCATGAACTTGGGCGAAGCTTGTGTTCAGTTGGAGCCGCTGCCTGCTCCGAAGGTCCAGATCACCATGGGTGGAAAGCAAGCTGCCCGTCTGTTCCGCGACATCAAGGCTGATTGCATAGTACCTATGCATTATGATGCCTGGGACCATTTCACTCAGCATGGAGAGGTATTGGCGGAGGTGTTTGAGTCAGAGGGCGTCTTGGATCAGGTCAAATGGCTGAAGCCGGGAGAGCCTATCCAAATCTTGACAGCCGAGTCTTGA
- a CDS encoding Riboflavin transporter MCH5 has translation MAQKLEQDDSGESEPRSVAENAGGSELLRNSRDQPLAMAELGTETSLAQTSIRGLSGSAAPSSPLPDGGWRAWMSVLAGFLSIMNTWGSIISFGVFQTYYVTNLNRPPSDISWIGSIAVFFLFAGGTVTGRLTDAGYFHHVTILGAALVVLGTFMTSISKTYWQVLLAQGLCVGLGNGSLQTPMMVVIATYFGKKLPLAFGIAACGSVTGGLVFPSMARTLLPTVGFGWTMRAIGFIQLGTLAIAVSSARPRLEPKKHGSFLDWTAFRETDFSLFTVGCFMVSVGCNAQGGPSVRITNLRCKSFMGVFFGFFFLSSYARDIQGMHYTESVNLLLILNGVGFVARMLPSLLSRYFGTVNTFFALLFGSQMAMFTWIAVYSTSGLYVWTIYYSLVIGGVQSLAPAAVSSFSPDLQRLGSRMGMVFGVIGVGALIGSPIAGVLISALDGSYVGAQAFAGTSLAVGCAFVFAAKEVARRKNNASLWTKM, from the exons ATGGCCCAAAAGCTTGAGCAGGACGATAGCGGAGAATCCGAGCCAAGGAGCGTGGCCGAGAATGCAGGTGGATCCGAATTGTTGCGGAACTCCCGAGACCAACCACTCGCGATGGCAGAACTGGGTACGGAAACATCACTGGCACAAACATCTATCCGAGGACTTTCGGGTTCAGCCGCACCGAGTAGTCCTCTGCCAGATGGGGGCTGGAGAGCTTGGATGTCAG TGTTAGCAGGCTTTTTGTCCATTATGAACACTTG GGGCTCAATTATCTCCTTTGGTGTCTTTCAGACTTACTATGTCACCAACTTGAATCGGCCGCCGTCCGACATCTCATGGATAGGATCCATTGCCGTTTTCTTCCTgttcgccggcggcaccgttACTGGCAGGCTCACCGACGCCGGATACTTTCACCATGTCACAATCTTGGGCGCAGCTCTTGTTGTTCTGGGCACTTTCATGACATCCATCAGCAAGACCTACTGGCAGGTTCTCCTTGCTCAGGGGCTATGTGTAGGACTTGGAAACGGGTCCTTGCAGACACCCATGATGGTTGTGATTGCCACGTACTTTGGGAAGAAGCTACCTCTTGCCTTTGGCATTGCAGCGTGCGGGAGTGTGACAGGAGGCCTTGTCTTCCCATCCATGGCGAGGACACTGCTACCGACCGTTGGTTTCGGCTGGACGATGAGGGCAATTGGTTTCATACAGCTGGGAACGCTGGCTATCGCCGTCTCTTCGGCCAGGCCAAGACTGGAGCCGAAAAAACATGGCAGCTTTTTGGACTGGACTGCTTTTCGGGAAACCGACTTCAGTCTTTTTACAGTTGGGTGTTTTATGGTGAGTGTCGGCTGCAACGCGCAAGGTGGGCCATCTGTCCGTATCACTAACTTGAGATGCAAGTCTTTCATGGGAGTTTTCtttggcttcttcttcctctcttcctACGCCCGGGATATTCAAGGCATGCACTACACCGAATCCGTCAACCTCCTATTGATCCTGAACGGAGTCGGCTTCGTAGCGCGGATGCTACCCAGCCTTCTTTCCCGGTACTTTGGCACAGTCAACACCTTCTTCGCATTGCTGTTTGGGTCCCAGATGGCCATGTTCACATGGATAGCGGTGTACTCGACTTCCGGACTCTACGTATGGACAATTTACTATAGCTTGGTAATCGGCGGTGTGCAGTCGCTGGCCCCGGCTGCTGTGTCTTCTTTCAGCCCGGACTTGCAGAGACTAGGTTCTCGGATGGGCATGGTATTTGGTGTCATTGGGGTCGGGGCCCTTATTGGGTCACCGATCGCTGGGGTATTGATATCAGCGTTGGACGGTTCTTATGTTGGCGCGCAGGCTTTCGCGGGTACGAGTCTTGCAGTCGGATGTGCCTTTGTGTTTGCAGCCAAGGAAGTTGCGAGGAGGAAGAATAATGCTTCCCTATGGACGAAAATGTAA
- a CDS encoding Cell wall protein — protein MKFFAPIVLLAAGAIAAPSPSELCERELSTVNTIMTTVLNGIQSLDGSICAYSGGPGKELEDASATMLTIIRTATYNAAAMLPLTMDEAIAFQPLSDQLNAAGDKLLVDLSDKVPLFAKSGACDSTLTWVAQVGGNVNTLMTTISTKFPAGGKGGDEIKHFNGIFAEMQDKLATCSTGGKGSGSGSGSGSGSGTKIVDGNGTQGNGTRGGSPTSTIRPVVTAGAALMTISGAGLAAAVAAFIL, from the exons ATGAAGTTCTTCGCCcccatcgtcctcctcgccgccggcgccatcgccgccccgAGCCCCAGCGAGCTTTGCGAGCGCGAGCTGAGCACCGTCAACACCATCATGACCACCGTCCTCAACGGCATCCAGAGCCTCGACGGCTCCATTTGCGCTTACTCGGGCGGTCCGggcaaggagctcgaggacgctTCTGCCACCATGCTCACCATCATCCGCACCGCCACTtacaacgccgccgccatgctgCCCCTGACCatggacgaggccatcgcctTCCAGCCTCTGTCCGACCagctcaacgccgccggTGACAAGCTGCTCGTCGACCTCAGCGACAAGGTCCCGCTCTTCGCCAAGAGCGGCGCCTGCGACAGCACCCTCACCTGGGTTGCCCAAGTCG GCGGCAACGTCAACACCCTCATGACCACCATCTCCACCAAGTTCCctgccggcggcaagggcggcgacgagatcaagCACTTTAACGGCATCTTCGCCGAGATGCAGGATAAGCTTGCCACCTGCTCCACGGGCGGCAAGGGCTCCGGCTctggctccggctccggctccggctccggcaccAAGATCGTCGATGGCAACGGCACCCAGGGCAACGGCACCCGGGGCGGCTCGCCCACTTCCACCATCCGCcccgtcgtcaccgccggCGCTGCCCTCATGACCATCTCCGGAGCTGGCCTGGCCGCTGCTGTTGCCGCCTTCATCCTCTAA
- a CDS encoding Versatile peroxidase VPL1 encodes MRATDLVLAGLLALVNAIALPEPAAAAASSPSLSSSSSSSSLARDLEARAPNCPDVWKLVNADLNALFLEGGKCNALARGAISALFHDCGSWDQSQGLSGGCDGSLIAGVAPDVELDRIENRGLQNIAGALSDLAGKHNTTKADMIIFAGNAAVFLCPGGPKVRTYIGRKDNTNSATRGGLPSPFDTPENLLALFKAKGLDAEALAALLGAHSTSTQSFVNATQAGASQDSTPGELDVSYYKQTHDFATKGTAPAGVFVFPSDAGIATSEASSVGRWFQGFIGDQDKWSKSFKKSMERMALFGNDKGTMADCTDSIAKL; translated from the exons ATGCGCGCAACTGACCTTGTTCTCGCCGGCCTTTTGGCGCTCGTCAACGCCATCGCGCTGCCCGAACCCgcggctgccgccgcctcctctccttctttgtcttcttcttcttcttcttcctctttggcCAGAGACCTCGAGGCACGCGCGCCGAACTGCCCTGACGTCTGGAAGCTGGTCAACGCCGACCTCAACGCCCTGTTCCTCGAGGGCGGGAAGTGCAACGCCCTCGCGAGGGGCGCCATCAGCGCCCTCTTCCACGACTGCGGCTCGTGGGACCAGTCCCAGGGGCTCAGCGGCGGCTGCGACGGATCCCTgatcgccggcgtcgcgccggacgtcgagctcgaccggATCGAGAACAGGGGCCTGCAGAACATCGCGGGCGCATTGAGCGACCTGGCCGGGAAGCACAACACGACCAAGGCCGACATGATAATCTTCGCCGGGA ACGCTGCTGTGTTCTTGTGTCCCGGCGGGCCCAAGGTCAGGACCTATATCGGCCGCAAGGACAACACGAACTCGGCCACGAGGGGCGGCTTGCCGAGCCCCTTTGACACCCCCGAGAACTTGCTGGCGCTGTTCAAGGCCAAGGGtctcgatgccgaggccctcgcggCGCTGCTCGGCGCCCATAGCACCTCCACGCAGAGCTTCGTCAACGCGACGCAGGCGGGGGCGTCGCAGGACTCAAC ACCCGGAGAGCTGGACGTCAGCTACTACAAGCAAACGCACGACTTTGCCACTAAAGGCaccgcgccggcgggcgtcttcgtcttccccTCGGACGCCGGCATCGCGACCTCGGAGGCGAGCAGCGTCGGCAGGTGGTTCCAGGGCTTCATCGGGGACCAGGACAAATGGAGCAAGAGCTTCAAGAAGTC GATGGAGAGAATGGCCCTCTTTGGCAACGACAAGGGGACCATGGCTGACTGCACCGACTCGATAGCCAAGCTTTGA
- a CDS encoding RTM1 protein, whose protein sequence is MARPCNPDYVNAEWSFYRFEPSTAAAIFFCIIYILTTGIHAVQMVRTKTWYMTAFVIGGVCEFVGYASRAKNTMEDPGCWTLLPYIIQNVLLLIAPALMAASIYMILGRIIELTDGESHALIKRRWLTKVFVAGDVLSLLLQSSGGGMMAAAGEGNNMMEIGENVIIVGLFVQLTVFGFFIVTAALFHRRMTLVPTAKSHQPDIRWRYYLLTLYVTSVLIWVRSVFRVIEYLEGNKGHLMTNEAYVYVFDATLMFLVMVWMNWFHPSEIGLLLRGERPIKNGLELVMIGRKFGKVQNESSSMSA, encoded by the exons ATGGCGCGACCGTGTAACCCCGACTATGTCAACGCCGAGTGGTCCTTCTACCGATTCGagccgtcgacggcagcggcgatTTTCTTCTGCATCATCTACATACTCACTACCGGGATTCACGCCGTCCAGATGGTCAGGACCAAGACGTGGTATATGACGGCGTTTGTCATTGGTGGCGTGT GCGAGTTCGTCGGATACGCCAGCCGGGCGAAGAACACCATGGAGGACCCCGGATGCTGGACCCTCCTCCCGTACATCATTCAGAATGTCCTGCTTCTCATCGCCCCGGCGCTGATGGCCGCCTCCATCTACATGATCCTCGGCCGCATCATCGAGCTGACGGATGGAGAGAGCCACGCTTTGATCAAGAGACGCTGGCTGACAAAGGTCTTTGTTGCCGGTGACGTCTTGTCTCTGTTGTTGCAATCGAGCG GTGGCGGCATGATggcagccgccggcgaaGGCAACAACATGATGGAGATTGGCGAGAACGTTatcatcgtcggcctctTCGTACAGCTCACCGTTTTCGGATTCTTCAtcgtgacggcggcgctctTCCACCGGCGCATGACGCTGGTGCCGACGGCCAAGTCCCACCAGCCGGATATCCGATGGCGCTACTACCTCCTGACGCTCTACGTTACCAGCGTCCTGATCTGGGTCCGGAGCGTCTTCCGCGTCATCGAGTACCTCGAGGGCAACAAGGGCCACCTCATGACCAACGAGGCGTACGTGTACGTCTTTGACGCGACGCTCATGTTCCTCGTCATGGTGTGGATGAACTGGTTCCACCCGAGCGAGatcggcctgctgctgcgcgGCGAGCGGCCCATCAAGaacggcctcgagcttgtCATGATTGGGAGGAAGTTTGGAAAGGTGCAGAACGAGAGCAGCAGCATGAGTGCGTAG